The Salvelinus namaycush isolate Seneca chromosome 8, SaNama_1.0, whole genome shotgun sequence genome has a segment encoding these proteins:
- the LOC120052958 gene encoding zinc finger protein 583-like, whose translation MANCMVFHTQIASIMEMLANAAVAEICKLVDDDYAVFRLEITQSQKENRALRRKLQLQELKVARERVLASRPSSVKLVNRYRGMARGEGNLTGGHRSLVKPVGHNTWRDDQPITVDEGNGTSTQHVIVIESADTEAAGPGVKQERSEGEEDPRHSSDIQTGAPHVVTKDPTTTPAQPRDISRTPNAILKSETETLTRLGRLGCPPTPRSEYLLYGNPSQRTVLSHRDSGDALQTGNDPTCSYATEMIPGDVPVGLDTQTNPIRGDWNQYSSSVYSEGFLDKKGEGLIVDEVTVKEEGDAPLIWNEDETHLRGQSQGNTSDFLDYRESLEPNPNIATHSPLHALRDREPVSTSMAPSDSHGRILFDQVLNSNDKARVQAWEVGATSGGSKEKRFFCMFCNKGFNCPQKVEIHQRVHIGVKPFSCTQCHMRFSQAWNLKIHQRVHTGEKPYSCSQCHMRFAQTCNLKRHQRVHTGEKPYSCPQCEKRFSHQHQLKMHLKVHTGERAQYYPQTSSNES comes from the exons ATGGCTAACTGTATGGTTTTccacactcaaatagcctccatcatggagatgctagcgaatgcagccgtggcagagatctgtaaactcgtcgatgacgactatgcagtgtttcgtttggaaataactcaaagccagaaagaaaacagggcaTTGCGGAGGAAATTACAGCTACAGGAACTGAAGGTAGCACGGGAGCGCGTCCTCGCCAGTCGTCCCAGTAGTGTCAAGCTTGTCAACCGAtacagaggaatggcaagag GTGAAGGAAATCTCACTGGTGGCCACAGGAGCTTAGTGAAGCCAGTGGGACACAAtacatggagagatgaccaaccaatcactgttgatgaggggaatggaacctcaacccagcacgttattgtgatagag TCTGCAGATAcagaggctgcaggtcctgggGTAAAGCAGGAGAggtctgaaggagaggaggatccACGACACAGCAGCGACATCCAGACTGGAGCGCCCCATGTAGTCACGAaggaccccaccaccaccccagcgCAGCCCAGGGACATCAGTAGAACGCCGAACGCCATCCTCAAGTCTGAGACAGAGACTTTAACGAGGCTGGGGAGACTGGGCTGTCCTCCTACTCCCCGCTCAGAGTATTTACTTTACGGTAACCCTAGCCAGAGGACAGTTCTGTCCCATCGGGACTCAGGTGATGCGTTACAGACTGGCAATGATCCGACCTGTTCATACGCTACAGAGATGATACCTGGTGACGTGCCTGTGGGCTTAGATACACAGACTAATCCAATAAGAGGGGACTGgaaccagtacagtagtagtgtatactctgaagggTTCCTAGATAAGAAAGGGGAGGGTCTGATCGTAGATGAGGTAACTGTGAAAGAGGAGGGCGACGCTCCTCTGATATGGAATGAAGACGAGACTCACTTAAGAGGACAGTCGCAGGGCAACACTAGTGACTTCTTAGACTACAGGGAAAGCTTAGAGCCAAATCCAAATATCGCAACCCACTCCCCTTTACACGCGCTCAGGGATCGCGAACCAGTGTCCACGTCGATGGCACCTTCCGATTCACACGGCCGCATCCTTTTCGATCAGGTATTGAACTCAAACGACAAGGCTAGAGTCCAGGCTTGGGAAGTTGGAGCAACATCCGGCGGTAGTAAAGAGAAACGGTTCttctgcatgttctgtaacaaaggcttcaactgcccccagaaggtggagatccaccagagggtccacataggggtgaaacccttcagctgtacccagtgtcacatgcgcttcTCCCAGGCTTGGAACCTGAagatccaccagagggtccacacaggggagaaaccctacagctgtaGCCAGTGTCACATGCGCTTTGCCCAGACTTgcaacctgaagaggcaccagagggtccacacaggggagaaaccctacagctgcccccagtgtgagaagaggttctcccaccagcaccaactgaagatgcacctgaaggtccacactGGCGAGAGGGCCCAGTATTACCCCCAGACTAGCAGTAACGAGTCATGA